One Gemmatimonadaceae bacterium genomic window, AGGCATCGTCCTCCGACGAGCTGGAGACACGCGTCAAGGCGCTCGCCGAGGGTCCCATCAGCTCCGCGATCAATCAGCCTGAGAAGCACACCCGCATCCAGTCGGTCGAGCGAGCCAAGAAGGACGTTGCGAAGGAGCTCATCGATGAGTTCCCCGAGAACAGCAAGGACATCGCGGCTCTCGTGGAAGACATCGAGTACAACACGCTCCGCTCGCAGGTTCTCGACAGCGGAAGGCGCGTCGACGGACGTGGCCCCAGGGACGTGCGTGAAATCACGATTGACTCGCAGGTGCTGCCGCGCGCGCACGGGTCGGCGCTGTTCACCCGCGGACAGACGCAGGCGCTCGTCGCCGTCACCCTCGGTACCGCGAACGATGTGCAGCGTCTCGACAGCATCGACGAGGCGGGCGAGTCGACGAAATCGTTCATGCTGCATTACAACTTCCCGCCTTTCTCGACAGGCGAAGTTCGGCCTATGCGCGGCACGAGCCGGCGTGAGATCGGACACGGAAATCTCGCCGAGCGGGCGCTGCAGAGCGTGCTGCCGCCCTTCGATGAATTTCCGTACACGATTCGGATCGTGTCCGACATTCTCGAGTCGAACGGATCATCGTCCATGGCATCCGTGTGCGGAGGGTCCCTGGCACTCTTCGACGCGGGAGTCCCGATTCGCGGTGCTGTTGCCGGCGTCGCGATGGGTCTCATCAAGGAAGGATCGAAGTACGCGATTCTCACTGACATTCTCGGTACCGAGGATCACCTTGGTGATATGGACTTCAAGGTCGCGGGCACCGAGACGGGTGTGACATCCATTCAGATGGACATCAAGATTCAGGGCCTCGCCCTCGGGATCATGGAAGAGGCGCTTGCCCAGGCCCGCGAAGGACGCCTTCACATTCTGAACGAGATGAAGAAAGCGCTGCCCGAGCCGCGCGCTGATCTCTCAGCTTTCGCGCCGCGGATCGTGACGCTCAGTATCAGCCCGGAGAAGATCGGTGAGCTGATCGGGCCCAAGGGAAAGACCATTCGAGGCATCCAGGAAGAGACCGGCGCCGAAATTACAGTGGACGATGCCGGCCTCGTGACGATTGCGGCAGTGGGCGGCGAAGCGATGGAGCGCGCACGGCAGATGATTCAGGCGCTTACAGCCGAGCCCGTCATCGGCGAGACCTACGAGGGCACGGTGAAGAGCACCACTGCATTTGGCGCATTCGTCGAGATCATGCCTGGCACCGAAGGTCTGGTCCACATCTCGGAGCTGAAGCATGGACGCACCGAGAAGACCGAAGACGTGGTCAAGAAGGGCGATCGAGTGAAGGTGAAGCTTCTCGAGCGCGACGAGCGCGGGCGTCTCCGGCTTTCGATGAAGGCCTTGCAGCCGAAGCCGGAAGGTGGCGCTTTCGGCGATGCCCCAGGCGATGTGTCGGGTGGCAGTACTGGAGGAGCCGGCGGGTCGCGGGCCGAACGTGGCACCGAGGAAACTGCCACGGGCGGCGATGACAACTACGCGCCATCCGAGGGCGAGGCGACAGCTGCCGTCGGTCAACGTGAGGATCGTCCCCGGCGACCCCGCGGCGGCCGCTCTCCGCGAAGCGGCGGAGGTCGCGGGCGAGAGTGACCGTTGTCGCGACGGACGATGTAACACTTCGCCGCACCGTTTTGCCGAACGGCTTGACCGTACTCTCGGAGCACATGCCGGGAGTACGGTCTGTTGCGTTGGGGGCCTGGGTACGTGCGGCGTCGCTCCACGAAACGCCCGCGACGATGGGGCTCTCGCATCTGCTGGAGCACATGGTCTTCAAAGGTACGGAGCACCGGTCGGCGAAAGAGCTCGCGGTAGCGCTCGAATCAGTTGGTGGATCGCTCGACGCCTACACGTCGCGCGAGCACACCGCCTATCAGGCCCGCGTCCTCGATGAGCACGTCACGATCGCTGCAGACGTGCTTGCAGATCTCATCTTCCGTCCACTTCTACGCCAGTCGGACCTCGATCTCGAGCGCAAGGTAGTGCTGGAGGAGATCAGCACTGTCGAGGACACTCCCGACGATCTGGTCTTCGAGTTGCACGGCGCCCAGCTGTGGGGCGAGCATCCCTACGGCTATCCGATACTGGGAACCCGCAAGACCGTTGGCTCGTTCACGACGAGCGACCTTCGCGCGCTTCACAATCGTGCTTATCATCCCGACCAGGTGGTCGTTGCGGCCTCGGGCAATGTCGAGCATGACGAGCTGATCTCGATTCTCGACGCGACCGGATGGGCAAGTGTTCCAGCCGGTGGGCAGTCGC contains:
- a CDS encoding polyribonucleotide nucleotidyltransferase; this translates as MQRIERDFAGRKLVIETGRMAKQASGSAVVQFGETMVLAAVTVSDTESPLPFFPLLVEYRDKAYAAGKIPGGFIKREGRPHDSEILKARIIDRSIRPLFPDGFKNEVQVFIYVISADQQNDADVIALLAASFAINTSKIPFMGPIAGVRVGRVQENWILNPTFQQLPYSDMDIVVAGSNDSIMMVEGGAIEVPEADILEAISVAHGGIKDLIAIQEEMLNKGRAAKMPWTKASSSDELETRVKALAEGPISSAINQPEKHTRIQSVERAKKDVAKELIDEFPENSKDIAALVEDIEYNTLRSQVLDSGRRVDGRGPRDVREITIDSQVLPRAHGSALFTRGQTQALVAVTLGTANDVQRLDSIDEAGESTKSFMLHYNFPPFSTGEVRPMRGTSRREIGHGNLAERALQSVLPPFDEFPYTIRIVSDILESNGSSSMASVCGGSLALFDAGVPIRGAVAGVAMGLIKEGSKYAILTDILGTEDHLGDMDFKVAGTETGVTSIQMDIKIQGLALGIMEEALAQAREGRLHILNEMKKALPEPRADLSAFAPRIVTLSISPEKIGELIGPKGKTIRGIQEETGAEITVDDAGLVTIAAVGGEAMERARQMIQALTAEPVIGETYEGTVKSTTAFGAFVEIMPGTEGLVHISELKHGRTEKTEDVVKKGDRVKVKLLERDERGRLRLSMKALQPKPEGGAFGDAPGDVSGGSTGGAGGSRAERGTEETATGGDDNYAPSEGEATAAVGQREDRPRRPRGGRSPRSGGGRGRE
- a CDS encoding pitrilysin family protein, translating into MTVVATDDVTLRRTVLPNGLTVLSEHMPGVRSVALGAWVRAASLHETPATMGLSHLLEHMVFKGTEHRSAKELAVALESVGGSLDAYTSREHTAYQARVLDEHVTIAADVLADLIFRPLLRQSDLDLERKVVLEEISTVEDTPDDLVFELHGAQLWGEHPYGYPILGTRKTVGSFTTSDLRALHNRAYHPDQVVVAASGNVEHDELISILDATGWASVPAGGQSRLRAIPATPVLPSINHFRRKGAQTHIVFGSATVPHGDPRRYALALVSTLLGGGMSSRLFQRVREELGLAYAIYSFQSFHHDAGVHGVYVGTAPETAALAIDAIRDELNRVASEGIPEEELVAGKNQLKGQITLSLESVSSRMYRAAGVELYDEEFRSLDEVLSLIESIDNESVLAVCRDFFAPERQTVVSLGPDAAPQSV